From Mytilus edulis chromosome 9, xbMytEdul2.2, whole genome shotgun sequence, the proteins below share one genomic window:
- the LOC139490232 gene encoding interferon-induced very large GTPase 1-like: MEACKKFEEVLFLLKLESYFPCKITLRHVLKAKLNDKIELGDIKWKILNKIINVDLRARDGVLSDILDIIKKQDIVEGKKSEIKPNDQTQKEEPRNRKRQKKQPALFHPQDVFNAIYLCCSPFLKQLLVSKLFMCRIAVPVIISSTQLTAGFLWPFNFVDIYGINSEGKVFECFLSDQDIQIVSFIRLGETTFSKSVILNNVMSKDQFFHTFYSRDCPLGTESKRTLNGTVEASYFIPYGQTEAGSFDDAIIFLNLRGDAAQYHLQLDVIKSVSTVVVVQLQTMKLQNDDNIGKTLHSIYQSSSSVIILLESNLNDDEEVLLDVKLNEIAESTNSILYCIDLKENDQYKGMNEIVKDTKSDILECISNVDCIQFSRFGQVLDNYGIPCDYAEKECFDGCQLADKMFEVIDTKSASIQHFWIELSKLKKTKYREKSLPRKRDIEKQIQQIRSRQLKHISHLPKMSSTMLQILYDLKDFPDKLMFFLKSLKLLLDKRSKKILPGLLSSLNDLSNDIKKAGSDKNLLERQTRRIKIEIEDASFGVEHLMREVAQIFEALTYAPDKEWCNVNVLECVKNCPSIAANLLIEGYSLEVMDGAASDVPLVWIKEVFRCLESKIGSTSKLLTLSIMGIQSSGKSTLLNAMFGLQLAVSTGRCTKGVFLQLIPMPKDQFPFQYVLVFDTEGLRSNEYRESNGTYVHDNQLATFVTGVGDITLINIRGENLSEVSDILEIVVHAFIRMKKVNANFELKQSCIFVHQDVADTNAERNLLPGTLKLVKCLDEITNEAAEQEHLQNCHSFDKIIHFNHNKHVFYFPNLWLGSPPLCAINTKYSEKVDRLRQFIMSDISERRKTFFNVDEIWTKINDLWEAILSEDFVFSFRNGIELKAERTAESKFFELHRKLEITVSQFLLIDAESAFKNCESEDSLLNVTSKAKCELNEKLSARYENLKKEWTDFIENEPLRDVIIQWKQNRLNQLEIYKNEQEVFAVKEIDMMESRIRLEIRQRIILTPKEKEDWKYQANNVVEKCNEHPLDNDIIAAFKKLWSTDLSRFDTDSNREFSIDEEIWKIVLHYFRNDTLYLRNEQETFEQQWRVPTVKQLQKPKGCFKEIDITEIHLSGEKDKFETNRKIALTMANDIFSEIDMFVGKWENKRFNIVKIREIFYNFSQNYHKCAIEARDHNFSLTKNFKAMLAVYIAKYLVAFYQRLHDEFEQNSGLETKRKEYEATLLNYFRKIISEAMKLKHEKIRKSKEEEENRKKEEEEVQLRHQEKIKRHKVQAEAKMKAEKEQNDLEIEKKKRQLDMEMNINQKQTEKLFKEVERKRIHQEKILYEEQENTKKLDVKIKEVIQRREERERILKEEVDKVKLEDERQRQEREQDRSTALSITNIINETLTSHVFSKLQSKIVTKILKQFNNSKHKLIKCMLKDLAENEVFEDFYSYIHSTTSYAKQYIEKYTDKKLFTEENLYFKTAETSVNKLIDRTKIAVRGVTNVSNMDEWSTQITDKFKYITLENLSLVRYIHVSNFENLTNFIIGDLKSKKDSLICHFKTRSRSSVNWNTPTPYAEIIDKLWGCEECCPLCSEPCEKTTKNHGGVHECLHHKINGVSGWHVVDTNVLCIHTCEENVASDGTFFCNRNKLSCQEDPNHIIHEFRSYKTYDPAWYIDPDNNLSSKYWPWYLCRFEEEIKNKYKVKYPMLENDWKNISKQDAIESLSKKKKANKW; the protein is encoded by the coding sequence ATGGAGGCTTGCAAAAAGTTTGAagaagttttgtttttgttgaaattgGAAAGTTATTTCCCCTGTAAAATAACCTTACGACATGTACTGAAAGCAAAACTAAATGACAAAATAGAATTAGGGGATATTAAATGgaagatattaaataaaattatcaatgtAGATCTAAGGGCTAGGGATGGTGTATTGTCTGATATTTTAGACATTATTAAAAAACAAGATATTGTTgaaggaaaaaaatcagaaataaaaccAAATGACCAAACACAGAAAGAAGAGCCCAGAAACCGAAAACGTCAGAAAAAACAACCCGCGTTATTTCATCCGCAAGATGTGTTTAATGCAATTTATTTGTGCTGTTCACCTTTCCTCAAACAATTACTTGTTTCGAAGCTGTTTATGTGCAGAATCGCTGTTCCTGTCATTATTTCGTCGACACAACTGACTGCAGGGTTTTTATGGCCTTTTAATTTTGTTGATATATATGGTATCAATAGTGAAGGAAAGGTGTTCGAGTGTTTTCTTTCAGACCAGGATATACAGATCGTATCCTTTATCAGGCTAGGTGAAACCACATTTTCTAAATCCGTTATTTTAAACAACGTGATGTCAAAGGATcaattttttcatacattttattcTCGAGATTGCCCATTGGGAACTGAATCGAAAAGAACCCTAAACGGAACAGTCGAAGCTTCTTATTTCATTCCGTATGGACAAACAGAGGCTGGTTCCTTTGACGATGCAATCATTTTTCTTAATTTACGAGGAGATGCTGCTCAATATCATTTGCAGTTAGATGTAATAAAATCCGTATCAACTGTTGTTGTTGTACAGCTACAAACAATGAAACTTCAAAATGATGACAACATTGGTAAAACTTTACATTCTATCTACCAATCTTCATCGTCAGTAATTATATTATTAGAATCAAATTTGAACGACGACGAAGAAGTCTTGCTTGATGTAAAACTTAACGAAATAGCGGAGAGCACCAAtagcatattgtattgtattgactTGAAAGAAAATGATCAGTATAAAGGAATGAACGAAATCGTGAAAGATACGAAGTCAGACATTTTAGAGTGTATATCTAATGTTGATTGCATTCAGTTTTCTCGATTTGGACAGGTACTAGATAATTATGGGATACCTTGCGATTATGCAGAAAAAGAATGTTTTGACGGATGTCAACTTGCCGATAAAATGTTTgaagttatagatacaaaatctgcgtCTATCCAGCATTTCTGGATCGAACTGTCAAAATTAAAGAAGACAAAATATAGAGAAAAATCCCTTCCTCGCAAAAGagatattgaaaaacaaatacagCAAATCCGTAGCCGACAGCTTAAACATATATCACACCTTCCAAAAATGTCTTCTACAATGCTTCAGATTCTGTATGATTTAAAGGACTTCCCAGATAAATTGatgttctttttaaaaagtttgaaactTCTTCTTGATAAAAGATCGAAAAAGATTTTACCCGGCTTACTCTCTAGTTTGAATGATTTAAGTAATGATATCAAGAAAGCAGGAAGCGACAAAAATCTATTAGAACGCCAGACAAGAAGGATAAAAATCGAGATAGAAGATGCTTCATTTGGCGTAGAACATTTGATGAGAGAAGTTGCGCAGATATTTGAAGCATTAACATATGCTCCAGACAAAGAATGGTGTAATGTTAATGTTTTAGAGTGTGTTAAAAACTGTCCAAGTATTGCTGCTAACCTTCTCATCGAAGGATATTCACTAGAAGTGATGGACGGGGCGGCCTCTGATGTTCCGTTGGTATGGATAAAAGAAGTATTTAGGTGTTTGGAAAGTAAAATTGGATCCACTTCAAAACTTCTTACACTATCGATAATGGGAATACAAAGTTCTGGCAAATCCACCCTATTAAACGCGATGTTTGGTCTTCAATTAGCAGTAAGCACTGGCAGATGTACAAAGGGGGTTTTCCTACAGCTGATACCGATGCCGAAAGATCAGTTTCCTTTTCAATATGTATTAGTGTTTGATACAGAGGGCTTGCGGTCAAATGAGTATAGAGAATCGAATGGAACATATGTACATGATAACCAACTAGCAACGTTTGTGACTGGTGTAGGAGACATAACACTCATAAATATCAGAGGGGAAAACCTGTCGGAAGTAAGCGATATTCTAGAAATAGTAGTCCATGCTTTTATACGAATGAAAAAGGTTAATGCCAATTTTGAACTGAAGCAGTCATGTATCTTTGTTCATCAGGATGTTGCAGACACCAATGCAGAAAGGAATTTGCTTCCCGGTACACTGAAATTGGTCAAATGTCTCGATGAAATAACTAATGAAGCGGCGGAGCAAGAACATTTGCAAAATTGTCAttcttttgataaaataatacattttaacCATAACAAGCATGTTTTCTACTTTCCCAACTTATGGCTAGGAAGTCCACCATTATGTGCCATTAACACTAAATATAGCGAGAAAGTTGATCGTTTAAGACAGTTTATTATGTCCGACATCAGTGAGCgcagaaaaacatttttcaacGTCGATGAAATATggacaaaaataaatgatttgtgGGAAGCAATTCTGTCAGAAGATTTCGTATTCAGTTTCAGAAATGGTATTGAATTAAAAGCTGAACGAACAGCCGAATCAAAGTTTTTTGAATTACATCGGAAACTAGAAATTACAGTGTCGCAGTTCCTTTTAATTGACGCAGAATCCGCTTTTAAGAACTGTGAGAGTGAGGATAGTCTTTTGAACGTAACATCTAAAGCAAAATGTGAGCTAAATGAGAAACTTTCAGCTCGTTACGAAAACTTAAAAAAGGAATGGACAGATTTCATAGAAAATGAACCTTTAAGAGATGTCATAATACAGTGGAAACAGAATCGTCTGAATCAAttggaaatatataaaaatgaacagGAGGTTTTTGCTGTGAAAGAAATTGATATGATGGAAAGTAGGATAAGACTAGAGATTCGTCAAAGGATCATATTGACACCAAAAGAGAAGGAAGATTGGAAATATCAAGCAAATAATGTTGTCGAAAAATGCAATGAACATCCGCTTGATAATGACATCATAGCAGCTTTTAAAAAGCTGTGGTCAACTGATCTCAGTCGGTTTGATACAGATTCCAATAGAGAATTTTCAATTGATGAAGAAATTTGGAAAATTGTTCTGCATTACTTTCGAAACGACACGCTTTACCTTAGGAATGAACAAGAAACATTCGAACAACAATGGCGTGTTCCAACAGTTAAGCAATTACAAAAACCGAAAGGATGCTTCAAGGAAATTGATATAACAGAAATACATTTAAGTGGGGAGAAAGACAAATTTGAAACCAATAGAAAAATTGCACTAACAATGGCAAATGATATATTTTCAGAAATAGACATGTTCGTAGGCAAATGGGAAAATAAGAggtttaatattgttaaaatcagagaaatattttacaatttttcgcAAAATTATCACAAATGTGCCATCGAAGCTCGAGATCACAATTTTTCGCTTACAAAGAATTTCAAAGCCATGCTTGCAGTTTACATTGCGAAATATTTAGTTGCATTTTACCAAAGACTTCATGATGAATTCGAACAGAACTCTGGTTTAGAAACCAAACGAAAAGAATATGAAGCAACGTTACTAAATTATTTTCGAAAGATAATTTCTGAAGCCATGAAACTAAAACACGAAAAGATTAGAAAGAGTaaggaagaagaagaaaacagaaaaaaggaGGAGGAGGAGGTACAACTAAGGCACcaagaaaaaatcaaaagacataaagtTCAAGCAGAAGCTAAAATGAAAGCTGAAAAAGAGCAAAACgaccttgaaattgaaaaaaagaaaagacaacttGATATGGAAATGAATATCAACCAAAAACAGACAGAAAAGTTATTCAAAGAAGTAGAAAGAAAAAGAATAcatcaagaaaaaatactttatGAGGAACAGGAAAACACAAAAAAGCttgatgtaaaaataaaagagGTAATACAGAGAAGGGAAGAAAGGGAAAGAATCTTAAAAGAGGAGGTTGATAAGGTAAAACTCGAGGATGAACGACAAAGACAAGAAAGAGAACAAGATAGAAGCACAGCTTTATCAATTacaaatattataaatgaaacCCTCACTTCTCATGTTTTTAGTAAATTACAGAGCAAAATAGTTACCAagatattaaaacaatttaataactCTAAACATAAACTTATAAAATGTATGTTGAAAGACTTAGCCGAGAATGAAGTATTTGAGgatttttattcttatatacaCTCGACTACATCTTACGCAAAACAATACATTGAGAAATATACAGACAAAAAATTATTTACAGAGgaaaatctttattttaaaactgCTGAAACCAGTGTAAATAAATTGATCGATCGGACAAAAATAGCTGTAAGAGGTGTAACTAATGTTTCAAACATGGATGAATGGTCAACACAAATAACGGACAAATTTAAATACATTACTTTAGAAAATCTTTCTTTAGTGAGATATATACACGTCAGTAACTTTGAAAATTTGACGAATTTTATCATTGGTGATTTGAAAAGTAAGAAAGATTCTCTTATATGTCATTTCAAAACAAGGTCAAGAAGTTCAGTTAACTGGAATACCCCTACCCCGTATGCTGAGATCATCGACAAGCTTTGGGGATGCGAGGAATGCTGTCCGTTATGTTCTGAACCATgtgagaaaacaacaaaaaaccatgGCGGCGTTCATGAGTGTTTGCATCATAAAATTAATGGTGTATCTGGTTGGCATGTAGTAGATACGAATGTTCTATGCATACACACTTGTGAGGAAAATGTTGCTTCTGACGGAACTTTTTTTTGCAACAGGAATAAATTAAGCTGTCAAGAGGATCCTAATCACATAATACATGAGTTTCGTAGTTACAAAACATACGATCCAGCCTGGTATATAGATCCTGATAATAACTTGTCGTCTAAATATTGGCCTTGGTATCTATGCAGGTTTgaagaagaaattaaaaataaatacaaagtgaAGTACCCAATGTTGGAAAATGATTGGAAAAACATATCAAAACAAGATGCAATAGAATCTCTGAGTaaaaagaaaaaggcaaacaAGTGGTAG